TTGGTGGCGAGGGATAGGTTAGCGATCGCATCCAGAATCATTACCACACCGCCGTTAATCCAATTTTTTCACAAGCTCACCAGCGATAATTGCCGCACCACCTCATCAATTCGTTCGCTAACGTTACCACCACGCGCTAGCCATTTCTTAGTTTGTGGAAGTATCGTGACCGTAACTCTGACCTTGCCTTTCTTTGCATCGTGCGATCGCACAAGGGGGAATTTTGAGAAGGATGTGAGATTTTTGGCGCTAGTCTTCATTCTCAGAGTTATTCATTAACTCGCGTAGGCGGTGGATATTTTCCGGCTTGACGGTAAGCAGCGTGGGTTCTCTAGCAGCTATCACAAATCATCCTCAGCATTCTTTTTGGCGATTATCAGCGCTGCAAATAGGGTTTTTATCAGAAAAATGGGTTTAAAACCCCGTACTTCTAGCGCGGCTTTAATTAGTTAGTATTCTTACAGAAAAGCGCTCTCGCCGCAAGGACACAAGCATGGTATGAAGATCAAAAACGAGTTGGTTACATTGAAACTTCAGCAATGCTAACTAATTGGAAAAAACAAGACGACTTGCAATTTCTTAATGATGTTAGCAGTGTGCCATTACAGCAAGGCTTGCGACATCTGCAAACAGCATTCAGCAACTTCTTTGCGGGACGGGCTAAATACCCTAACTTCAAGAAAAAGCATAGCGGCGGTAATGCTGAATTTACCAAGGCAGCTTTTAAGTTCAAAGATAGGCAAATATTTCTTGCTAAAAGTCCTACAGCATTAGACATTCGTTGGAGTAGAGAACTGCCCCAAGGTGCGGAACCATCCACGATTACGGTAAAACTGTCGCCCTCTGGACGCTGGACTGTTTCAATGTTGGTAGATGTCGAAATTCAAAAATTACCTGAATCTACCAACCAAGTTGGCGTTGACTTGGGTATCATGTGCTTAGTTGCCTTGAGTACAGGTGAAAAAGTTGCTAATCCCAAAGGATTTAAGGCAAAAAAAGCGAAATTAAGTAAAGCGCAAAAAGCGTTAAGTCGTAAGCAAAAAGGGTCTAATAATCGCCATAAAGCTCGACTTAAAGTAGCCAAGGTTCATGTTCAAATAAGTGATGCCCGAAGCGATTTTCTTCATAAGTTAACGACTCGATTGGTACGTGAAAACCAAACAATTGCTGTTGAGGAGCAAAGCTCGTGAAGAATATGGTGAAGAATCAGAAACTTGCTCTTGCTATCAGTGATGCTAGCTGGGGTGAATTGGTCAGGCAACTTGAATATAAGTGCGACTGGTATGGTCGAAACTTTGTCAAGATTGACCGTTGGTTTCCAAGTTCCAAACGGTGTACTGAGTGTGGACACATCGTTGATAAGCTGCCCCTGAATATCAGAGAGTGGGATTGCCCAAAATGCAGTACACATAACGATAGAGATATCAATGCTAGTAAGAATATTTTGGCTGCGGGACTCGCAGTTTCAGTCTGTGGAGCGAACGTAAGACCCTTCAGCCTTAAGGCTGAAGGGCAGTTGCAAAAAACCCGTAAGGGAAAGAAGCAGAAACCTAAGTCGTGAGTCTTAGGAATCCCCGACCGTTTACGGCGGGGAGGATGTCAACAATAACGCACTGAAAAAATTTGTTCAACAGTTAGATTTAAATCTGGAAATGTTGGGGATTCTATACGCTCGTCTCCTCTAAACTGTTTACCACGATATTCACCCTCATCACTTAAAAAGTAAATAGTGATTGTTGGCTGTTTGGGGTCGCCTATCAATTCCTTGCTACCCAAAGCAGCATAATCCACAATCCAATATTCTTGAATACCCATTTCTTCATAGTCGGCAAACTTTTTATGATAATCATCTCTCCAGTTAGTACTGACCCTTACGGGTTTGTCAGTTGCTTTAACGCGGGGAACCCGCGCAACGCACTGACTCACAACTTCAATCACTAATGGAATTGAATCTGGTTTACTAAGGATAGATTGTTTCTCCCATAATGGTTCATTACCCAAGTTAGAAAAATTCATTAATAAAACATCAGGATAGTAGCCTGAAATTTTATTTTCTGGCTTCACTGTGGCGGTTTTAGGTATACCGTAATAAAGTTTAAGACGAAGACATTCATACCCTAACATCATTGTTAAAAATGCTACTATTTGCTCGTGTTTCCCTGATGGTGGCGGCATTTGAATAATATGTCCATCGTGTAATTCATAACGAATGTTTTCCGATTGTGTTTCTAAAAACTCTAAATATTCATCAAATGTAAATAGTTTTTGTAGTGATTGAATCATTATTTCATCCTGATTATGGATATAAACACTTCTCACTGCTGTAACCTGAAAATTAAGAGTTAACGGGGTGTAGCGGCCAAAGGTGAAAGTAAATCGGCATAGACGCGCCAAGGTTCTTACTCAGCAAGAGATACAGCAAATTTTCGCTATTTGATTAACAAATGACCGCGATCGCACGACGCAAGGGCAAGGTCAGAGTTACGGTCAAAAATTGGATTAACGGCGGTGTGGTGATGATTCTGGATGCGATCGCTAACCTATCCCTCGCCACCAATTACAGCGATTGCCCCTACACTCCGTCACAGCGATCGCCCACAAAACAATTATATTTTACACTCCGAAGCGCTTATAATACCCTGTCCCCAGTTTTGGGATCAAATACAAACAAGTGATTTAAATCGAGTTGTAGAGAAAGGCGATCGCCTGGACGCAAACGCACGTCCCCACCCACCTGAATATTTAACATCACCGCCGAACCAGGTAAGCCAGCGCGAATCAAAGTTTCCCTTCCCAAAGGTTCCACCACCTTAACTTCTACAATCAGCCG
This Nostoc sp. KVJ3 DNA region includes the following protein-coding sequences:
- a CDS encoding RNA-guided endonuclease InsQ/TnpB family protein codes for the protein METSAMLTNWKKQDDLQFLNDVSSVPLQQGLRHLQTAFSNFFAGRAKYPNFKKKHSGGNAEFTKAAFKFKDRQIFLAKSPTALDIRWSRELPQGAEPSTITVKLSPSGRWTVSMLVDVEIQKLPESTNQVGVDLGIMCLVALSTGEKVANPKGFKAKKAKLSKAQKALSRKQKGSNNRHKARLKVAKVHVQISDARSDFLHKLTTRLVRENQTIAVEEQSS
- a CDS encoding transposase, giving the protein MVKNQKLALAISDASWGELVRQLEYKCDWYGRNFVKIDRWFPSSKRCTECGHIVDKLPLNIREWDCPKCSTHNDRDINASKNILAAGLAVSVCGANVRPFSLKAEGQLQKTRKGKKQKPKS
- a CDS encoding Uma2 family endonuclease; this translates as MIQSLQKLFTFDEYLEFLETQSENIRYELHDGHIIQMPPPSGKHEQIVAFLTMMLGYECLRLKLYYGIPKTATVKPENKISGYYPDVLLMNFSNLGNEPLWEKQSILSKPDSIPLVIEVVSQCVARVPRVKATDKPVRVSTNWRDDYHKKFADYEEMGIQEYWIVDYAALGSKELIGDPKQPTITIYFLSDEGEYRGKQFRGDERIESPTFPDLNLTVEQIFSVRYC